ACCAATTTAGGATCATAAAATGCcgacactacagaaggaggccattcggcccattgagcctgtactgaccatgatcccacccaggccctatttccgtgaccccacacgtttaccctagctcatccccctgacactcgggtcaatttagcgcagccgatccaccgaacccgcacatcttcgggctgtgggaggaaaccggaggaaacccacgcagacacggggagaacatgcaaacgagatgcacggtggcacagtgggttagcactgttgcttcacagctccagggacctgggttcgattcccggcttgggtcaccgtctgtgtggggtttgcacattctcctcgtgtctgcgtgggtttcctccgggtgccccggtttccccccacagcccaaagatgtgcgggttaggttgattggccatgctaaaaattgccccttagtgtcctgagatgcgtaggttagagggattagtgggtaaatgtgtagggatatgggagtagggcctcgttgggattgtggtcggtacagactcgatgggccgaatggcctctttctgtactgtagggattctatgatttctatgatctacacagacagtgacccgaggctgcaatcgaacccgggtctttggcactgtgaggcagcagtgcgaacctgggtccctggtgctgtgaggcagcagtgctaaccactgtgccaccgtgccgttctaaTTTTCCCCCTAAGGGATTCGTATGAACATTCTTCCCTCTGCTAACTCCTGATATTTCTAGTATTATTTGGCAGAAATTACTTGCGGCATTTTGTTTTTATCCGCCCAAAGGAGTTGGGGCGTCACTGACAGAGCCAGCATTCGTTCCccatctgggtctggagtcactgttAGTAAAACTTGccttcaatttcagattttaattaattgaatttaaattccacccacgACCACgctgagatttgaacctgtgagCTGGCTGAAGTTCTGCCTGGATTCTACATGAGTTGAAAGTTGCGGGTCTCATGTATAAAGGCAGTGTTCGGGGGTGGCTGTATCTAGTGAACCGTGGGATACAATTATAGTGAGTTTCCTCAGTCGCTGTGCAAAGGCATGTCACAAACAAATCTGAGGGGGTGACcccatagaattctacaagattgagaggcatggacagagtggatagtcagaggctttttcccagggtggaagagtcaattacgagagggcacaggtttaaggtgcgaggggtaaggtttaaaggagatgtacgaggcagattttttatacggagggtggtgggtgcctggaactcgctgccgggggaggtagtggaagcggatatgatagcgagttttgaggggcgtctggacaaatacatgaataggatgggaatcgagggatacggtccccggaagggtagggggttttagttcaggcggacagcatggtcggtgcaggcttggagggccgaagggcctgttcctgtgttgtgattttccttgttctttgaatTTTGCCTTCGTAATTTCCCACAAAGTTGGGAATCTGGGCCTCCCACTGGAAACAGTGGCCAAAGAAAATCTCAACAGAAGTGACTGGAGCCTTTCATCCCGCAGGCCTAGATCACCTCATCTGCTTTCCTTTCCCCAGTTTGGGGTTTTTACGTTGCTGCTTCAGTTCTGAACACTATCCCACAGTGTCACTGGAATGGATTCAGAAACCATGAGTTTATTTGATCACATCTGTTTTGCGTGTCTTCACTGTAAATGTTTTCTGGTGGTGTTGTGAAGtatctcctccaccaccacctcctcctccttccccccccccctcccccatccccaaagCCCTCGACTGCTGTGTACCTGCAATTTTTCAATTCTAAACTTGTGATGGGTAAGGAGAGAATCCACCTGTCCAACGCGTAACAACAGGAATAGCTCAGTGTGAGGCCAAGGTGCGATACCAGAAATCCCACTCTTCATTACATAGCAGCCCTTGCTGCTATCCATAAACGCGTTGCCTCGAAAGGCTGAATGTTGAATTAGATTCTGACCTTCAAGAACATTTCAGTACCTTTTTTGAAACACTGCTATATCTTAATCACCTTTCATAAATAACCTTCCTTCCGCAGGCAGGTTTTAGATATACAGATAGATATAAAAGTGAATTTTGTGTTCATTGAAGTGGGGGGTATTGATGTTGGGGGATGGAGAACATTCTTTCACTGTTTAACCTcagaagtacagtaagaagtctcacaacaccaggttaaagtccaacaggtttatttggtagcaaataccataagctttcggagcgctgctccttcgtcagatggagtggtctctgttctcaaacagggcacagacacagaaatcaaattacagaatactgattagaatgcaaatctctacagccagccaggtcttaaatgtacagacaatgtgggtggagggagcattcaacacaggttaaagagatgtgtattgtctccagacagtacagcttgtgaaattgtgcaagtcctgGAGGCAAACTgttggggttactgataatgtgacataaatccaacatcccggtttagaccgtcctcatgtgtgcggaacttggctatcagtttctgctcagcgactctgcgctgtcgtgtgtcgtgaaggccgccttggagaacgcttacctgaagatccaaggctgaatgcccgtgactgctgaagtgctcccccacaggaagagaacagtcttgcctggtgattgtcgagcggtgttcattcatccgttgtcgtagcgtctgcatggtttccccaatgtaccatgcctcgggacatcggatacgacaacggatgaatgaacaccgctcgacaatcaccaggcaagactgttctcttcctgtgggggagcacttcagcagtcacgggcattcagccttggatcttcaggtaagcgttctccaaggcggccttcacgacacacgacagcgcagagtcactgagcagaaactgatagccaagttccgcacacatgaggacggtctaaaccgggatgttggatttatgtcacattatcagtaacccccacagcttgcctcctggacttgcacaatttcacaagctgtactgtctggagacaatacacatctctttaacctgtgttgaatgctccctccacccacattgtctgtacatttaagacctggctggctgtagagatttgcattctaatcagtattctgtaatttgatttctgtgtctgtgccctgtttgagaacagagaccactccatctgatgaaggagcagcgctccgaaagcttatggtatttgctaccaaataaacctgttggactttaacctggtgttgagacttcttactgtgcttaccccagtccaacgccggcatctccacagcataacctcagaaaagcagccatgcCATGGTCAATATGAatccctagaatcatagaatccctccagtgcagaaggaggccatttggcccattaagtctgcactgacccccacgcacacccccacccccacactcactcctccccccaccccctccacccaccatcccctccacccaccatccccataatcccataaccccatacatttagcacagccaatccacttaagctgcacatctttggacactagggggaagtttagcatggccaatccacctaacctgcatacaagtttatttattagtcacaagtaggttgacattaacactataatgaagttactgtgagattcccccagtcgccacactcctgtttggggacactgagggagaatttaacacggccaatgcatctaaccagcacatcttttggactgtgggaggaaaccggagcacccagaggcaacccacacagacacggggagaatgtgcaaactccacacaggccaatggtttcatggtcatcagtagattcttaattcgagagtttttattgaattcaaattccaccatctgccgtggcgggattcgaacccaggtcccagaacattagctaagtttctgcaccaatagtccagcgataataccactgggccaccgccTCGCCCCTGCACTTCAGGTTTACCAGCTGTTAAATTTCCTGTTGTCACAAATTTTGGTCGTTCTTTTCTGTTGATCTTTAGGTGAGTACTTCAACACTCAGTTGCAGCTCTCTGCTCTGGTACTCAGTGCCTGTGGAGCAACTTTTCTGAGGTTTCGTAGCCTTCTGAATGTGGGAACACATGATTTTCATCGACTGGATAGTGGGCGCAAACCGtttcggaaaatgctggaaaatctcggggACGGAACCAATgattcgagcctggatgactcaATCCCGACTcgcaacattggctctattctctctccatagacgctgtcagacccgctgagatttttccagcactttctggggtttttttttgttttcagattccagcatccgcagaattttgcttttagccGCAAGGTGGTTTACCAGCTTGTCCAGCTGTAATgaattctctctcttccccccccccccccccaccccccccccaacacagtgaAGAAGCAAGCGGTTGGCTCGCTGAAGACTCTGGTGGTCTGGTACGAACACCACATGCAGACGTGCAAGCAGGAGCCTGTGCTGTACGAGCTGCAGCGGGTGTGTGACTGCTCAGTGGCCATCGTGTGGCAGTGTGAGGCGGGCCACCAGTACCTGCAGTGTTTGGAACCTGTCCGCGAGAGCTGTCACACCCCGGAGGCTGAGCCCGCCGCCAAGGACAGAGTGACGGTCAGCAGCTCGGAGGAGAACCGGAATCGGCCGCGCTGCTGTCCCTTGGAGAAGAAAGCGAGGAAGGACAAGAACAGGAGGAAAGCGGGGCAGCCGAACGAACTGTACATGAAATGTGAATCGGACACCTCGACCTGCGACGAGTCGGACTCGGATCAGAAATTTGAGGAGTACTTCAACGTGAAACTCATCGACGTCGACCCCCGGGGCCCCGCCCACGACGGCGGGAGCAAGGAGAGCGGCGCGGATGCCGAGGCCTTGAGTTCGGCGGGCCAACCTTCCGAAGAGACAGGCAAGGATGGAGACGGGCAGGAGGCTGAAACTGGTGACCTGGCGTCTCCGTGCGGAGCCCAGTCCCCGTGCAAGAGCACCGCCGGTGAAGGCAGCCACCTGCCGCTGCCGTCGGAGCTCCCCGCACTGAACAATCTGTCCCAGACCGTCGAGAAGGATGCGTTGAGCTCCTTGTCTGCCAACTGTCCTGTAACTCTGCAGATTTCCACAGTGCAGAGCTCGGAAATCACCAGCATCACGGATTCCGAGTTCGGGCAAGTGCCCTTGGATACGGCGCAGCCGGTAAATCCCGCTGAATACGAGGAAATGACTTGTACCTTTTCCGAACAGTTGTCTTACgtgactccagtgagtgagtgttatACCATCGAGGGGCAAAGCGAAGCCACAGAGTGGAGTGAACATCCAGGTAATTTTATTTGTGTTCCCCCTGCGATGGATCATTCTTCACCTCCTCCGCTGGGGGTTGCAGGAGTTACTGGTGAAGTTATCAATGTGCTGACTAAACTGCTTTAGAGCGAAATAGGTTTCCATGCTGTTGAAACCATAATGTGACTTATGTGAATTGTTTTCCTAAGCCAGTCGATCAGAGGCTTATCTGGTCTGGGTATCTCAAAGCACTGAAAGATTCTAGACATGGGATAAAATATCCTTCTGTCTGTAATTTGATGAGCTGCTATTTAAATTGCATAATCATAAATTTCCtagagtgcagaatgaggccatttggcccatcaagcctgcaccaacatcaagcctgtaccaacaacaatcccacccagaccctttccctgtaactccacatacttaTCCTAATGCCCTTGACACTGttgggacaatctagcatggccaatccacctaaccaacgcgtcattcagacagggaggaaacccacgcagacacgggggagaatgtgcagactctgcacagacagtgacccaagccgggaatcgaacctggcgctgtgaggcagcagtgttaaccactgtgctgccccggagtGTGAAACTCGTGGACACAGAGTGTTTGAGGTGAACGGTATCGATGGATACAgaaggtggggggtaggggggagggatgCTGTTGACGGATACAGTGGAggtcattgagtctgcgccgaataacttacccaggcccactgtgCTTCCCCAGCTTTGAGATATCACTTTCTTATTGAGGAGTGTTCTTCCTGTTctaggagtgtgagagggaaggagagaagggcgacacagtggttagcactgctgcttcacagctccagggacccaggttcgattcctggctcgggtcactgtctgtgtggagtttgcacgttctccccgtgtctgcgtgggtttcctccgggtgctccggtttcctcccacagtccaaagatgtgcgggttaggttgattggccgtgctaaattgccccttagtgtcctgtgatgcataggttagagggattagtgggtaaaatatgtagggatatgggggtagggcctgggtgggattgtggtcggtgcagacccgatgggccgaatggcctctttctgtactgtagggtttctatgattctatgagagcttTGGGGAGGCCTATACTGTGGCGGGAGTGTCAAAAGGAATATTGCTGTTAAATCTAACGCAGGGAGTCCTTTTTTATTTGTACGTGGCAGTGTTAAACAATTCTTGGTTAGACGTGCTGCAAACGTTAGTAGGTTTGGATTGGCAAAACGCTGCAAATCTCTCCTGGCTGCCTGTTCCACAGTTATAAAAAGTTAGCGCTCCCGTGTGACgcaaaattggaggagtgcagtttCCACTTGACCTTTTCCGACCTTCTCTTTCTTGTGTTGGAATGCTGACGGGCTGCCCTCCAGCAGCCTGGCAATGCTGCAGCATCGACCTGACTGGGGCAGCTTGCTTTGCACGCCATGTGGCTGGTCCATTGTGGTGTCAAGCCACGTTTACGAAACCCTCAGCCCATCTGCTGTAGCTTCGCAcatcttgggggggtggggggtgggggaggggggggggggagtagaagACAGCTGCACCAAACATTCTGTTTTCCTTTGCAATCATTCGTGACGAGATGATGATGGCATTCGCTGATTCCTGCTCTCGCAGCCTCGTAGAAtagccacagtgcagaagagaccattcagcccattgagactgcactgactctctgtcagagtatcCCAGGacctcttctcctcctcctcttctcccccgccctccccgccctggCTGAtctcatttaacctacacattcaGGGACACTATGcgacaatttaccacagccaatccacctaacctgcacactttgggTGCCACccttggttagcgctgctgcctatcagcgccagggacccgggttcgattctggtgcCGGGtgactgcggagtttgcacgttctccccgtgtcgggtttcctccgggtgctcctgtttcctcccacgctccaaagatgtgcgaattatgttggttggccgtgctcaattgccccatagtgtcagggggataagcagggtaaatgtggggttacagggcctaagtaggattgttgttgatgcagactggatgggccgaacagcctccttctgcactgtagggattctatgatcttgtgccactaagggataatttactacagccaatccacctaaacctgcagACCTTGGGTGGCCATAgacgttcgcactgctgcttcacagcgccaggttggactgggaggaaaccggagcacccggaggaaacccacgcagacactgggagaacgtgcaaactccacacagacagtgacccgaggccgggaatcgaacccgggtccctggcgctgtgaggcagcagcactaaccactgggccactgcacGTTCCCTAAGCCACCAGTGCAAATTCTGGAATCCCATGCAAGGCCAGCGCTTTTTGACTAATTTGGCCATTGTTCCTTACCTGCCCTAATGATGGTTTAATCAGCTACCCATGCCTCTTGCTGATCCAGTAAGATTGGAaaggaggtctggcagcactgACTGATCTCCTGATGCGTCCCTGATCTATTAGCAAGCTGTTGAcgggatgaatcatagaatccctacagtgcagaaggaggccatttggcccattgagtctgcaccgaccacaatcccacccaggccccatccccataaccccatgcacttaccctagctagtccccctgacactaaggggcaatttagcatccacctaacccgcacatctttggactgtgggaggaaacccacgcagacactggggagaacgtgcagactccgcacagacagtgacccaagccgggaatcgaacccggctccctggcgctgtggggcagcagtgctaaccactgtgccgcccctatgaaAGCTCAGTTATCCTCAAGTTGGGGTTTCGTATTTGTACAAGCCAGCTGGAAGGTTGAGCGTCGATTTAATTTTTCCCGCAGCATTTATTGATGAAACAAGGTCAATGCTATCAAATAAAATCagaggaaaaatgctggaaaacatgaggcaggcaggcaggtcaagcagcatctgtggagagagaaatatggTTAACGTTTCATGGTGGATTACCTTGGCCTGGGGAGGGTAGGAAATATATTGgtttaattttttgaggagggagTGGCAAAAGAACAAAGCCGTGAATAGTGTCTGTCCAATGTCTGACTGGTATCGCCCTACGTCACTGACACAAGACCAATAGGAATCCAGGGTTTGAGGCAGGAAAACCCCAGGTATTTTGACAGCAGTATTAAAATATGTCATTTGTGCAGGAAAAGTATTTTATTGACAGCCTGATGTAAACATCCCCCTTCGTTaacttttattaaaaaaaactctttcaCACGATAAAAGGATTCTTAAGTTCGATtcctaaggtggcacagtggttagcactgctgcctctcagcgccaaggacccgggttcgattcccggcttgggtcactgtctgtgcggagtctgcatgttctccccgtgtctgcgtgggtttcctcggggtgccccagttgcctcccacagtccaaaaagacatgctggttagggtgcgttggtcgtgctaaattctccctcagtgtacccggacaggcgccagagtgtggcgacagggggattttcatagtaacttcattgcagtgttaatgtaagcctacttgtaactaatacatTAActtatatgcaggttaggtggattggccatgctaaattacctcttagtgtccaaagatgtgcaggttaggtggatcggccatgctaaatgtgtggcgTTAAGGGCATAGGCTGGAGCCAGAGGGCCTGGGGAAAATGCTTTGCCAGagagtgctggttagggtgcattggccatgctaaattctccctctgtgtacccgaacaggcgccgggagtgtggccactgggggattttcgcagtaacttcattgcagtgttaatgtaagcctacttgtgacactaataaataaactaaatctaGACTAAGCCACCAGTACAAATTCTGGAATCCCACGCAAGTTGTATAAATCATAAGCTTGCTTCAAGTGAGTAATGAAGCTACTGCTATAAATAGGGGAAGTTGGAGGCATcgtggtaatgccactggactagtaatgcagaggtgcaggttaatgctctggagacccgggttcaaatcccaccctggcaggtggtggaattttcaattttaaaaatgcaatctggctttaaaagtctactgatgatcatgaaaccattgtcgattgtcggaaaaacccatctggttcagtaatagacgtgctggttagggtgcatcggccgtgctaaattctccctcagtgtacccgaacaggcgccggagtgttgcgactaggggattttcacattaacttcattgcagtgttaatgtaagcctacttgtgacactaatcaataaataagctttaaacatcaatgctctttagggaaggaaatctgccccccttacctggtctggcctaccatgtgactccagagccacagcaatgcggttgattcttaactgcaccCGGGGGAATGGGCAGTAAGTGTTGGCCCAGCCAGGGATGCCCGTGGAACAAAATTAAAATAACACCGTTCCTCCTCCCCTCAGTAAATCAGGAACACAGAAACAAAAGATGCAATGATCCTCGTTAGACGTCACTCCAGAAACTTGTGCAACTTCATACACAGCAGCCAACCCAATGATCTGATCTTGTACCCCACCCTAAATGGTTTCTGTGAAAACCGTAGCTGCTTCCCGGGAGTTGCAGAGTTTCGACTGTCCCAGTGCGAGTGTGCAACCTCAAACTGATGTAGATTGGCAGAActtgatagtgtgtgtgtgtgtgtcactcattCGATGCGGCTACTGAGAGGCTGGATGTCTCCAATATGTTTGCCTGTAACTATGGAGGtcacagtaagggttttaacaacaccaggttaaagtccaacaggtttatttggtagcaaataccataactaTGGAGGCCAACCAGGGTGAATTAAATACAAGAGAGTTAAGATTCACCGGGGAGATGTGCCAGGTTGAATGCCGATAGTTATCTACCGCGACAAAACGTAAAAATAAATCCCTACACTCAAGCCCATCAATGATAAATATGGTGCGTTTTCAAAGAAATGTTCAGAATTAACGCAGATAACTTTAATGCTGTGATGTTTGTGTTCTAAAACATGGgggccgcacagtggttagcactgctgtctcacagcgccagggacccgggttcgattcctggctcgggtcactgtctgtgtggagtctgcacattctccccgtgtctgcgtgggtttcctccgggtgctccggtttcctcccacagtccaaaagatgtgtgggttagttggattgacccaaacaggggaatttcacagtaacttcattgcagtgttaatgtaagccttacttgtgactaataaatacataaaattattatagaatcccgacagtgcaaaaggagcccgtcgagcctgcaccgacaacaatcccacccaggcaccatccccgtaaccccacatatttaccctgccaattagtCCATTAGTGTCCCTCCAacctacatatcccgggacattaatggacaatttagcatggccaatgtacctaacccagacatctttggactgtgggaggaaactcgagcacccggaggaaacccacgcagacacggggagaactccacacagtgatccaagccgggaatcaaacccaggtccctggcgctgtgaggcagcagcgctaaccactgtgccaccccaaagcaTGTTTTGAAATGAAATTTTTCAAAGTGAATACCCGGTTTAGCAGCTTGGTATCTGCAATGGTCTGAACTCTGCTGCCTTCtgaagtctcacctgatgaaggggcagcgctccgaaagctcgtgctaccaaataagcctgttggactttaacctggtgttgtgagactacttcctgtgcccaccccagtccaacgccggcaagtcCACATCATGGACCTCTGGAGCAGCAGGGCACTCTGCTTTGACCAGACAGTAACACCATCTTGCTGGAACAAGAAGTTCTTTCCACTAACTTCTCGAACACGCTTCAGACGTTGGGATTGAATTGGTGGCGGCTCTGTGACCCAAACCTTTGTTCTTCTACTGCTGCAGGTGTGCTAGGAGAGAGAACTGTCATCGAAGGCCCTACGTTGCCGGCATCTGAACCAAGGGAAGCTGCACAGGACGCGCCACACAAGTGAGTGTTTGGTACCAGCTCCTCGTGTCTGGGCATTTTATGCTGGTGACCtgctgcaggtgcaacaggtgatcaagaaggcaaatgggatgttggcctatatcgcgagggggatagaatataaaagcagagatgtcttgctgcatctgtacagggcattggtgaggccgcagctggaatactgcgtgcagtattggtccccttatttgcggaaggatatattggccttggagggagtgcagagaaggttcaccaggttgataccggagatgaggggtgttgattatgaggagagactgagcagattgggtttgtattcgttggaatttagaaggctgagggtggaTCTTAGAGAGACCGATAAGATAaagaaggggctggatagagtagaggtggagagattctttccacttagaaagggaactagaactagagggcacagcctcaaaatataggggggtcagtttaggacagagttgaggaggaacttcttctctgagggtggtgaatctctggaattctctgcccactgaagtggtggaggctacctcgttgaatatgtttaaatcacggatagatggattcctgatcggtaagggaattaggggttatggggagcaggcgggtaagtggaactgatccacttcagatcagccatgatcttattgaatggtggggcaggctcgaggggctagatggcctactcctgctcctatttcttatgttcttatg
This region of Mustelus asterias chromosome 19, sMusAst1.hap1.1, whole genome shotgun sequence genomic DNA includes:
- the znf653 gene encoding zinc finger protein 653 isoform X1; translated protein: MADGMEPAARGDSEPSPGDREAAKRGRGRPRLSDNDRLQRRLNSRKKYDNRRIYIGESYAVWAALRQRYGWSDKRLALHLVQLEQGRSKSGTEKQNSKINSSQKVKKQAVGSLKTLVVWYEHHMQTCKQEPVLYELQRVCDCSVAIVWQCEAGHQYLQCLEPVRESCHTPEAEPAAKDRVTVSSSEENRNRPRCCPLEKKARKDKNRRKAGQPNELYMKCESDTSTCDESDSDQKFEEYFNVKLIDVDPRGPAHDGGSKESGADAEALSSAGQPSEETGKDGDGQEAETGDLASPCGAQSPCKSTAGEGSHLPLPSELPALNNLSQTVEKDALSSLSANCPVTLQISTVQSSEITSITDSEFGQVPLDTAQPVNPAEYEEMTCTFSEQLSYVTPVSECYTIEGQSEATEWSEHPGVLGERTVIEGPTLPASEPREAAQDAPHKPKRKKRGHIIDADGMFQLFHCPHEGCSQVYITLNSFQNHINLVHRKGKTKVCSHPGCGKRFYLSNHLRRHMIIHSGVRDFICETCGKSFKRKNHLEVHRRMHTGETPLQCEICGYQCRQRASLNWHMKKHDTEIQYNFTCEYCGKKFEKMDSVKFHKLKSHPECQTM
- the znf653 gene encoding uncharacterized protein znf653 isoform X2; translation: MADGMEPAARGDSEPSPGDREAAKRGRGRPRLSDNDRLQRRLNSRKNKSGTEKQNSKINSSQKVKKQAVGSLKTLVVWYEHHMQTCKQEPVLYELQRVCDCSVAIVWQCEAGHQYLQCLEPVRESCHTPEAEPAAKDRVTVSSSEENRNRPRCCPLEKKARKDKNRRKAGQPNELYMKCESDTSTCDESDSDQKFEEYFNVKLIDVDPRGPAHDGGSKESGADAEALSSAGQPSEETGKDGDGQEAETGDLASPCGAQSPCKSTAGEGSHLPLPSELPALNNLSQTVEKDALSSLSANCPVTLQISTVQSSEITSITDSEFGQVPLDTAQPVNPAEYEEMTCTFSEQLSYVTPVSECYTIEGQSEATEWSEHPGVLGERTVIEGPTLPASEPREAAQDAPHKPKRKKRGHIIDADGMFQLFHCPHEGCSQVYITLNSFQNHINLVHRKGKTKVCSHPGCGKRFYLSNHLRRHMIIHSGVRDFICETCGKSFKRKNHLEVHRRMHTGETPLQCEICGYQCRQRASLNWHMKKHDTEIQYNFTCEYCGKKFEKMDSVKFHKLKSHPECQTM